The proteins below are encoded in one region of Halorhodospira halochloris:
- a CDS encoding SAM-dependent methyltransferase, with product MWIEKKLAEKIRTGTLELHFDDGKRRIYGDGREPRATMQVHRRRVFRRIAMDPEFMLGQTYMDGDWSPGEGGLIRLLGVLLINNPPRYRSGLKKWLSLAWRPIQQWNRAHSARRNASSHYDLDDWLFQGFLDEDLNYSCAYFATPDMTLEQAQQAKLNHIRRKLLVRDGERVLDIGCGWGSMAINLAHNHDVEVVGLTLSEEQQELARERVRQAGLENRVDIRLQDYRDVTGRFNRVVSIGMFEHVGTPFYDQYFDRVYDLLTDDGVALIHTIGRFTPPGVTNPWIRRYIFPGGYIPATSEVMAAIERVGIRVTDIEVLRLHYAKTLSSWQQRFQAMRERVAANKSESFCRMWEFYLAVSEAAFRWRGMMVLQLQMARQQDAVPLTRDYLYSMQGAERPAEYPSEQYVQRQAS from the coding sequence ATGTGGATAGAGAAAAAACTAGCCGAGAAGATTCGCACGGGGACCCTGGAATTACACTTTGATGATGGCAAGAGGCGCATCTACGGCGACGGTCGGGAACCCCGCGCCACGATGCAAGTCCATCGGCGGCGTGTTTTTCGCCGTATCGCAATGGATCCAGAGTTCATGCTCGGGCAGACTTACATGGACGGTGACTGGAGCCCAGGTGAAGGCGGCCTGATAAGGCTGCTGGGAGTGCTACTAATAAATAATCCACCGCGCTACCGGTCTGGCTTGAAAAAGTGGTTATCGCTGGCCTGGCGCCCTATTCAACAGTGGAACCGCGCCCACAGTGCGCGGCGCAATGCATCTTCACATTACGATCTCGATGACTGGCTGTTTCAGGGGTTCTTGGACGAAGACCTGAATTATTCATGTGCCTATTTCGCCACCCCTGATATGACACTGGAGCAAGCCCAACAGGCTAAGCTTAACCATATCCGCCGCAAACTTTTGGTCCGAGATGGGGAACGGGTTCTCGATATAGGCTGCGGCTGGGGATCAATGGCCATCAATCTGGCCCATAATCACGACGTCGAAGTGGTCGGCCTGACTCTCTCCGAGGAGCAACAAGAACTGGCACGCGAGCGGGTGCGCCAGGCCGGCCTGGAGAACAGGGTCGATATCCGCCTGCAGGATTACCGGGATGTAACAGGCCGATTCAACCGGGTTGTCAGTATCGGCATGTTTGAGCATGTCGGCACCCCCTTCTATGACCAATATTTCGACCGCGTCTACGACCTGCTCACCGATGACGGTGTAGCGCTGATTCACACTATTGGTCGCTTCACCCCCCCCGGTGTGACTAACCCCTGGATCCGGCGCTATATATTCCCCGGAGGCTATATTCCTGCCACTTCCGAGGTTATGGCAGCAATAGAGAGGGTCGGCATCAGGGTCACGGACATAGAGGTGTTGCGACTGCACTATGCCAAGACCTTGTCATCCTGGCAGCAACGCTTCCAGGCCATGCGCGAGAGAGTAGCGGCCAATAAAAGCGAGTCGTTTTGTCGCATGTGGGAGTTTTATCTTGCCGTCAGTGAGGCCGCATTCCGCTGGCGCGGCATGATGGTGCTTCAGTTACAGATGGCGCGGCAGCAAGACGCAGTGCCTTTAACCCGTGATTACCTTTACAGTATGCAGGGTGCCGAACGGCCAGCAGAGTATCCAAGTGAGCAGTATGTACAGAGACAGGCAAGTTAA
- a CDS encoding Crp/Fnr family transcriptional regulator: MTATIANYLSDQDFFKELPREYIEFLASKSAWQQFAKDTVLFRIADPASSFYVVGSGTVHLEIPAISGPTLEVQHLGADQILGWSWLIPPYRWNFNARAETDCELLVIDGSSVLERCEQDAEFGYQLLKRFSALMSERLNVARQKMIDQWDPPGFA, encoded by the coding sequence ATGACCGCGACTATAGCCAACTACCTGTCTGATCAGGACTTTTTCAAGGAACTCCCGCGCGAGTATATCGAGTTCCTGGCCAGCAAATCGGCATGGCAGCAGTTCGCAAAGGATACGGTTCTGTTTCGCATCGCAGATCCGGCGAGTAGCTTCTATGTTGTAGGCAGCGGGACCGTACACTTGGAGATACCGGCTATCAGCGGGCCAACACTTGAAGTGCAACACTTGGGCGCAGACCAAATCCTCGGTTGGTCGTGGCTAATCCCGCCTTACCGTTGGAATTTCAACGCCCGTGCCGAGACAGATTGTGAACTGCTGGTGATCGATGGCAGCTCGGTTCTAGAGCGCTGCGAGCAGGATGCCGAGTTTGGCTATCAGTTACTCAAGCGCTTCTCTGCGTTGATGTCAGAGCGGCTTAATGTCGCTCGCCAGAAAATGATTGACCAGTGGGACCCCCCCGGATTCGCTTAA
- a CDS encoding DUF4870 domain-containing protein: MSEDVNDKSTKKAAESSSSSTSSSSSSKSTGTKSAAAKSSSTEGKASSTRSAAASSSKSSSSSSSSTGSSAQKSADSGASKGSSAGGSGQPQHVASGLAYVLGPITGAIFLFLDRNDSVVRKHACQALLLSAVIAVAWLAVAILSVSFIGVPLVFWAGFAFLLYMAYLANQKKSFEIPFLNDYAQRLADKMAPTDSQGK; the protein is encoded by the coding sequence ATGAGCGAGGACGTAAACGATAAATCCACCAAGAAGGCTGCGGAGTCGAGCTCCAGCTCCACTTCCAGCAGCTCAAGCAGCAAGTCGACCGGTACCAAATCAGCTGCAGCCAAGAGCAGCAGCACTGAGGGCAAGGCGAGCAGCACTCGCAGTGCTGCGGCATCTAGCAGCAAGAGTTCCAGCAGCTCTTCATCCAGCACCGGATCGTCGGCACAAAAATCGGCCGACAGCGGTGCCAGTAAAGGCAGCAGTGCCGGCGGCTCCGGGCAGCCGCAGCATGTAGCTTCCGGTCTGGCCTATGTGCTTGGGCCTATCACCGGGGCTATCTTCCTGTTTTTAGATCGCAATGATTCGGTAGTGCGCAAGCATGCCTGCCAAGCCCTGTTGCTATCCGCGGTAATCGCTGTAGCCTGGCTGGCAGTAGCGATCCTGAGCGTTAGCTTCATCGGCGTTCCGCTGGTGTTCTGGGCCGGTTTTGCCTTTCTGCTGTACATGGCATATCTGGCCAATCAGAAGAAGTCGTTCGAGATACCCTTCCTCAACGACTACGCTCAGCGTTTGGCTGATAAGATGGCACCCACAGACAGCCAGGGTAAATAA
- a CDS encoding glycosyltransferase, producing MRTLICASGSHGDVLPFIALGKALQERNCEVFIYTHRYFKQRIESEGLNCIGVGDSTDEYQQLLSDPKLTDSHQGTKILAKVLTANLAQDWQALRRYILPGQTVAIGSTLSLLPRLLKETDGVFCVTTHLAPVLLRCRRRLPRFGTSPIWPLLPRPAPQVLWYMLDRLVFDPAFAPKLNDLLSDLGLPPAKRVLGDWLHNVDMILAMFPDWLANPQPPWDTPLSLAGFPNGSLQQGTYNNLPRDIRLFLEQGTAPVVFTPGTATRCSGDFFLASIQACQSNGYRGILVDAHGEAPTDLPSGMISSGYVPFPNLLPHAAALVHHGGIGTFSTALTAGIPQLIRPMAYDQFDNSAHAQRLGVGLELLPRHYSGKSAAEAIDALLGSTSRVERCREIAQWAREDDGAVNAAERIIAAVGGG from the coding sequence ATGCGCACCCTGATCTGCGCTAGCGGAAGCCATGGCGACGTGCTCCCCTTCATCGCCCTGGGAAAGGCGCTGCAAGAGCGCAACTGCGAAGTATTCATTTACACCCATCGCTACTTTAAGCAGCGCATAGAGAGTGAGGGACTGAACTGCATAGGGGTTGGCGACTCTACAGATGAATACCAGCAGCTACTCAGCGACCCTAAGTTAACCGACTCTCACCAAGGCACAAAAATACTGGCCAAGGTCTTAACTGCAAACCTGGCACAAGACTGGCAAGCCCTCCGCAGATACATACTGCCAGGGCAGACTGTGGCAATAGGCTCGACACTCTCTTTGCTGCCGCGACTGCTCAAGGAGACTGACGGAGTCTTCTGCGTAACTACTCACCTAGCCCCCGTATTGCTCCGCTGTCGGCGCCGGTTGCCACGATTTGGTACCAGTCCAATATGGCCGCTCTTGCCCCGACCAGCCCCGCAAGTGCTCTGGTACATGCTTGATAGGCTAGTCTTTGACCCTGCCTTTGCGCCGAAGCTCAATGACCTGCTCTCTGATTTAGGATTACCCCCTGCCAAAAGGGTTCTCGGCGACTGGCTCCACAATGTCGACATGATCCTGGCGATGTTTCCGGACTGGCTGGCAAACCCGCAACCGCCTTGGGATACCCCGCTAAGCTTGGCCGGTTTTCCTAACGGCAGCTTGCAGCAAGGAACATACAACAACTTGCCCAGAGATATCCGCCTGTTCTTGGAACAAGGTACTGCACCAGTTGTTTTTACCCCGGGTACCGCAACCCGCTGTAGCGGCGATTTTTTCCTTGCTTCGATTCAGGCCTGCCAATCAAACGGCTACCGCGGCATACTGGTTGACGCCCACGGCGAGGCCCCGACTGATCTTCCCTCAGGCATGATAAGCAGCGGTTATGTGCCATTTCCCAACCTATTGCCTCACGCCGCGGCGCTTGTCCATCACGGCGGCATCGGCACCTTCAGCACTGCACTGACGGCAGGCATACCTCAACTAATTAGACCTATGGCCTATGATCAGTTCGATAACAGCGCCCACGCCCAGCGTCTCGGGGTAGGACTAGAGCTTTTGCCCCGCCACTACTCTGGCAAAAGCGCCGCTGAGGCCATTGATGCCCTACTCGGCTCAACGAGTCGCGTTGAGCGATGCCGCGAAATCGCGCAGTGGGCCAGAGAGGATGACGGGGCTGTGAATGCGGCGGAAAGGATTATTGCTGCGGTAGGAGGTGGTTGA
- a CDS encoding porin family protein, with product MRCTRLKFIVIGSALAMSTPVSSFQIVHEVYIGVGAMPWNYEGERDETSATGGRLIAGTLLTDRFGIEAHFGMYGEDKVSLPAKVRIELDSLDGVFLRLNQPLFEYFNVYTLAGFSSVQMIVSPEEAGAEEDAPTASGFSLGAGAEINLGDHYAVGIDYVRYLDEPDFMFQAVTSSLKWRF from the coding sequence ATGCGTTGCACCCGTCTTAAATTCATTGTCATTGGTAGCGCTTTAGCTATGAGCACTCCGGTCAGCAGCTTTCAAATTGTTCATGAAGTCTATATAGGTGTCGGAGCAATGCCTTGGAATTATGAAGGGGAACGTGACGAAACCTCGGCAACAGGGGGCCGCTTGATAGCCGGAACGTTACTTACCGATAGATTTGGTATAGAGGCCCATTTCGGTATGTATGGTGAAGATAAGGTAAGCTTACCTGCAAAAGTGAGGATAGAGCTTGATTCTCTGGATGGCGTTTTCTTGAGGCTTAACCAGCCCTTATTTGAATATTTTAATGTTTATACTCTAGCTGGGTTCTCGAGTGTGCAGATGATCGTCTCTCCCGAGGAGGCTGGCGCCGAAGAAGACGCCCCGACCGCTTCTGGATTTAGTTTAGGCGCAGGAGCAGAAATAAATCTCGGCGATCACTATGCGGTGGGTATTGATTATGTCCGCTATCTAGATGAGCCGGACTTCATGTTTCAGGCGGTAACTTCATCACTAAAATGGCGCTTCTGA
- the csgH gene encoding curli-like amyloid fiber formation chaperone CsgH, which yields MSRIRAFALLKNKAHKRIALAIMLFASLIGKALSNTVAAEMSHIDPIEAKIEFLSSEDYGLLIQPKARAKDPIEVRYRIKVSASGVSGESSTSQGGSKQLDSTYRVLSTVSMRQQGEARFEAKLTLVTPEGEELRLSETYQQEVQVR from the coding sequence ATGAGCAGGATCAGAGCCTTCGCGTTACTTAAAAACAAGGCTCATAAGAGAATCGCCCTAGCTATCATGCTATTCGCATCCTTAATTGGTAAGGCACTGTCTAATACGGTTGCGGCGGAGATGAGCCATATCGATCCCATAGAGGCTAAAATAGAATTCCTAAGCAGCGAGGATTATGGCCTACTCATTCAGCCTAAGGCCAGAGCGAAGGATCCGATTGAGGTGAGGTACAGGATCAAGGTATCTGCTAGCGGTGTTTCTGGTGAGTCCAGCACTAGCCAGGGAGGATCGAAGCAACTTGATTCTACGTACCGCGTTCTTTCAACGGTAAGCATGAGACAACAGGGGGAGGCGCGCTTCGAGGCTAAATTGACATTAGTTACCCCGGAGGGGGAAGAGCTACGTCTTAGCGAGACTTATCAGCAAGAGGTGCAAGTTAGGTGA
- a CDS encoding sensor domain-containing diguanylate cyclase, whose product MTLNALKEDGYAAAIAHVPGNLRYQLSQVYVLFILNRQLNTTLDTSDVVRAGNRLISDLLELDGLAIYAIDRPQQSVELLHVDPDLTSWYPPSHSLAWGQGIAGRAVLSERQWIIEHDQDWPDDVAAESIPPQTTVLAERMLGLDGEVIGVVIFHRTQGLGFANHELPFFAEMARDMGHALSRAQVLEGYRYGSLCDGLTGLYNRIYVKEQIEEHLRTQQRYGTEFSTLILDVDHFKEVNDSYGHCIGDEVLRIVATRIRSALRDSDTVGRYGGEEFIVLLPNTSSTDAAIAADKVRRAVADEPILAGPEEQRLMVTITVGVAAVPHDAQDIGQLLEIADRRLYLGKLSGRNSVVDGGWQESVEATRRRAPRYAVTLSTTNAPRRVLGLEILALNGDWRQCIVEDISRLGVRLKSPVPPENEQCFKVRMLIEDRRITDEPLKEHILPLRVAHYSRATDGYWAIGGLFVDDGSESWQQFFEVLRIA is encoded by the coding sequence ATGACACTTAATGCCCTAAAAGAAGATGGATATGCAGCAGCTATTGCCCATGTTCCTGGGAACTTGCGTTATCAGTTAAGCCAAGTTTATGTTCTATTTATTCTTAACCGCCAGCTCAATACCACGCTCGACACCTCTGATGTGGTCAGGGCTGGCAACAGATTGATCAGCGACCTGCTCGAGCTAGACGGTCTGGCAATATATGCTATAGATCGGCCGCAACAGAGCGTCGAACTGCTGCATGTTGATCCTGATCTTACGAGCTGGTATCCACCCAGTCATAGCCTTGCCTGGGGCCAGGGTATCGCTGGCCGGGCGGTACTCAGTGAAAGGCAGTGGATCATTGAGCATGACCAAGACTGGCCGGATGATGTGGCCGCTGAGTCTATCCCGCCGCAGACTACGGTCCTGGCTGAGCGCATGCTCGGACTGGATGGCGAGGTGATCGGCGTCGTCATCTTTCATCGGACACAGGGCCTCGGTTTCGCCAACCATGAGTTGCCATTCTTTGCCGAGATGGCCAGGGATATGGGGCATGCTCTGAGCCGCGCGCAGGTGCTCGAGGGGTATCGTTATGGGTCGCTGTGTGATGGCTTAACGGGGCTCTACAATAGGATCTATGTCAAAGAACAGATTGAAGAGCATTTACGCACGCAGCAGCGCTACGGCACTGAGTTCTCGACCCTGATCCTTGATGTTGATCATTTTAAAGAGGTAAACGACTCCTACGGCCACTGTATCGGTGATGAGGTTCTGCGCATAGTCGCAACACGTATCCGCAGCGCATTGCGTGATAGTGATACGGTTGGCCGCTATGGCGGTGAGGAGTTTATAGTCCTGCTGCCCAACACTTCATCGACTGATGCCGCTATTGCGGCCGATAAGGTGCGCCGGGCTGTGGCTGATGAGCCGATCTTGGCAGGTCCCGAAGAGCAGAGGCTAATGGTGACTATAACCGTCGGTGTAGCAGCTGTGCCGCACGATGCCCAGGATATTGGCCAATTGCTCGAGATCGCTGATAGACGCCTCTATCTTGGCAAGCTGTCGGGACGGAATTCCGTGGTTGATGGGGGATGGCAGGAGAGCGTGGAGGCGACCCGGCGTCGTGCCCCGCGCTATGCGGTAACGCTGAGCACTACTAATGCCCCACGGCGGGTGCTGGGGTTAGAGATCTTAGCCCTCAACGGTGATTGGCGACAGTGTATTGTCGAGGATATTAGCCGTCTGGGGGTACGCCTGAAGAGTCCGGTGCCGCCGGAAAATGAGCAGTGCTTTAAGGTACGCATGCTGATAGAGGATCGACGAATCACTGATGAGCCGTTAAAAGAGCATATCCTGCCCTTGCGAGTTGCCCACTACAGCCGTGCCACTGATGGCTATTGGGCGATTGGCGGACTGTTCGTCGATGATGGCTCAGAGAGCTGGCAGCAGTTTTTCGAGGTGCTGCGGATAGCTTGA
- a CDS encoding curli assembly protein CsgF: protein MRLVWGGLYLTGISVLFTAWSSSLVAELRYRPNSANASVQMQHLNQAQAQDTTRSPQEAARRQIRSQQERFEDQLQRSIMHQITTGVRRNIGILDEDGRLQPLDEPIQAGDFEIDIQEREDGQLQIITRDPMTGRETEFTIGR from the coding sequence ATGCGATTAGTTTGGGGTGGGCTATATTTAACCGGAATCTCGGTGCTGTTTACAGCATGGAGTAGTAGCCTGGTGGCAGAGTTGCGTTACCGGCCTAATAGCGCAAACGCCAGCGTTCAAATGCAGCATCTAAATCAAGCGCAGGCCCAGGACACAACGCGCAGCCCACAAGAGGCTGCCCGGCGCCAGATTCGCTCGCAGCAGGAACGCTTTGAGGACCAGTTGCAGCGCTCCATTATGCACCAGATAACCACTGGGGTTCGACGAAATATCGGTATCCTTGATGAGGATGGGCGCTTGCAGCCGCTCGATGAGCCTATCCAGGCTGGCGACTTTGAGATAGATATTCAAGAGCGCGAGGATGGTCAGTTGCAGATCATAACTCGTGATCCAATGACAGGCAGAGAGACCGAATTTACCATCGGGAGGTAG
- a CDS encoding CsgG/HfaB family protein → MGFDATPEWDDVEGPQLGMNTQTFGDLLELPSPAGRIPAAVYGFRDMTGQYREQPHSNLSTAVTQGGGAILTEALLESGWFQPIEREGLQDLLTERRVARQLRDNVAALQEARVLFEGGIVGYDRALTTGGVAARYFGLGASEEYQIDQVTVNLRAVNVENGMVLVSVTTTKTIYSYKVSGGLFRFVRHQRLLDAEGGYTLNEPRLLATSDAISAAVIHLIVRGLVDNHWRLANSEDLDHPIIEAYLVQHRQRLGQGG, encoded by the coding sequence TTGGGCTTTGACGCAACCCCGGAGTGGGATGATGTTGAAGGTCCACAACTAGGTATGAACACCCAAACCTTTGGCGATTTGCTTGAGTTGCCATCGCCAGCAGGACGTATTCCTGCGGCAGTATATGGGTTTCGCGATATGACAGGACAGTACCGTGAACAGCCGCATAGCAACCTGTCTACCGCGGTTACTCAGGGAGGCGGGGCTATCCTGACCGAGGCCCTGTTGGAGTCGGGGTGGTTTCAACCAATAGAGCGCGAGGGTTTGCAAGATCTGTTGACTGAGCGTCGGGTGGCTCGGCAACTGCGTGATAATGTGGCTGCATTGCAGGAAGCGCGGGTTCTGTTCGAGGGCGGTATAGTTGGTTACGACCGAGCTTTAACAACTGGCGGGGTAGCGGCGCGCTACTTCGGTCTGGGGGCAAGTGAGGAGTATCAGATTGACCAGGTAACGGTTAATCTGCGAGCGGTGAATGTTGAGAATGGTATGGTGCTAGTTAGCGTTACAACCACCAAGACCATCTACTCTTATAAGGTATCCGGTGGGCTGTTCAGATTCGTTCGGCACCAGCGCCTGCTCGATGCTGAAGGTGGCTATACCCTCAATGAACCGCGATTGCTGGCTACCAGCGATGCAATAAGTGCTGCGGTAATACATCTGATCGTGCGCGGCCTGGTGGATAACCACTGGCGGTTGGCTAATTCTGAAGATCTTGATCATCCGATAATTGAAGCCTACCTTGTGCAACATAGACAGCGGCTTGGGCAGGGTGGCTAA
- a CDS encoding CsgE family curli-type amyloid fiber assembly protein: MERVQEGLADALSNVVIRRTTTHLGDRFYREFSSLWSAHGVYDIRGVLTIEEQPAFNQGTLIRVVYERQVMFSAHVRPHKPSPEKVAEAAISPVTDRVAQRVAQRFMGGYDPDLAGEEL; encoded by the coding sequence TTGGAGCGAGTCCAAGAGGGCCTTGCAGATGCTCTAAGTAATGTTGTGATACGGCGGACTACTACCCATCTTGGTGATCGTTTCTACAGGGAGTTCAGCTCGTTGTGGAGTGCTCATGGGGTGTATGACATCCGCGGAGTGCTGACAATTGAGGAGCAACCGGCCTTTAATCAAGGCACTCTGATCAGAGTAGTATACGAACGCCAAGTGATGTTTTCAGCGCATGTACGCCCACATAAGCCATCACCCGAAAAAGTAGCTGAGGCAGCTATATCACCAGTGACGGATCGAGTTGCTCAGCGCGTAGCTCAAAGATTTATGGGCGGCTATGATCCTGATTTAGCTGGGGAGGAGCTATGA
- a CDS encoding helix-turn-helix transcriptional regulator, translating to MRVEAGGAVFALLDQERGSKHHGYVFGGVGESDVSQKPLVYLVGQEGLHNLLLAEHINSSLACNCNSITIEKLEAYVRKNAPALLLVDTCSTGFELESLYFVQGLSALAQQKVFSALINIPLGMNVEPYLRIDGLVGIFREDASPEQLIRGIDAMLSGEYWFPRVALHRYLDRTRKQYSRPFESQQVDLLTEKELAVLKALGEGASNEAIATKLYVSKHTVKTHIYNLYRKLGVSNRVEAAMWARQNVFKDY from the coding sequence ATGCGGGTAGAAGCGGGGGGGGCAGTTTTTGCGCTACTGGACCAGGAGAGAGGCAGCAAACATCATGGTTACGTTTTTGGTGGGGTTGGAGAAAGTGATGTGAGTCAAAAGCCCTTAGTCTACCTAGTTGGTCAGGAAGGCCTACACAATCTGTTACTTGCTGAGCATATCAATTCGTCGCTGGCCTGTAACTGCAATTCTATTACTATTGAAAAATTAGAGGCATACGTGCGCAAAAATGCGCCAGCTCTGTTGCTTGTCGATACATGCTCTACTGGATTTGAGTTAGAAAGCTTATATTTTGTGCAGGGCCTGTCTGCGCTGGCACAGCAAAAAGTTTTTTCGGCATTGATCAACATTCCACTAGGCATGAATGTAGAGCCCTATCTGCGCATAGATGGTTTAGTTGGGATATTTCGCGAAGATGCTTCCCCAGAGCAACTTATACGAGGGATAGATGCGATGCTGAGTGGCGAGTACTGGTTCCCTCGCGTAGCACTGCATCGCTATCTCGATAGAACCCGCAAGCAGTACAGCAGGCCTTTTGAAAGTCAACAAGTTGATTTACTTACCGAGAAAGAACTTGCTGTGCTCAAGGCTCTCGGTGAAGGCGCAAGTAATGAAGCTATCGCTACTAAGCTTTACGTAAGCAAGCATACGGTTAAAACGCATATCTATAATCTTTACCGCAAACTCGGAGTAAGCAATCGGGTCGAAGCGGCTATGTGGGCTCGCCAAAATGTCTTCAAAGACTACTAA
- a CDS encoding vitamin K epoxide reductase family protein, producing MATENTASRPEGFTTNWEYSPSVSSLFGTFMGVAVFGWLVSVFLSVIHFWALPQIPEGAEVAGSLKVIMSDWGYVLGVPLATLGALYYLATIALAAWWFDTRHPLIIKILTPITATGVIASAYFVWLQLVPIGEICPFCMISAAATVVLFALELMILRASDAPSAKELWQDAGNLWQQSAMKWPMLLLSVGGLTLLVVWAATFAPVPGT from the coding sequence ATGGCTACTGAGAACACAGCTAGCAGACCCGAAGGCTTCACCACAAACTGGGAATACTCGCCCAGCGTATCCAGCTTATTCGGCACGTTTATGGGGGTAGCCGTATTCGGCTGGCTGGTAAGCGTATTCCTGAGCGTAATCCACTTCTGGGCCCTGCCTCAGATACCAGAAGGAGCCGAGGTGGCGGGTAGCCTCAAGGTTATCATGAGTGACTGGGGATATGTGCTGGGAGTTCCCTTGGCCACCCTCGGTGCGCTCTACTACTTGGCTACAATAGCCTTAGCGGCTTGGTGGTTCGATACGCGCCACCCGCTGATAATCAAGATACTCACCCCGATAACTGCTACCGGGGTAATCGCCTCAGCCTACTTCGTCTGGCTGCAGTTAGTACCGATCGGCGAGATCTGCCCATTCTGCATGATTTCCGCTGCTGCGACTGTTGTGCTCTTTGCGCTGGAGCTGATGATCCTCCGCGCCAGCGATGCACCCAGCGCCAAGGAGCTATGGCAAGATGCGGGCAACCTCTGGCAACAAAGTGCCATGAAGTGGCCGATGCTGCTGCTCAGCGTCGGGGGATTAACCCTGTTGGTGGTATGGGCGGCGACTTTCGCACCTGTACCTGGCACCTGA
- a CDS encoding GGDEF domain-containing protein, translating into MELHYSTLGLVLWTVSIIATAVLVIVWRINRNERGPALWAASCLFMAFSFIPLWFKEDLVSGLLLVNNIASALAVLLLLEGVLRFKGLGNEHRRLPWHGAYMAVLASLIYLAIAIENHQLRYLILDANIAAILILTAFFLAWRSTGLERLLYSCTAAAFVFLAAAVLYRWGQAATGVITPDDRVNEASQLIIFASIPWMLAWTYGLTIAANLRAQRTIEHMAQHDPLTGLANRRFLSATMERMTLRCKRSAEAQQHGFGVVALDVNGFKEINDKYGHAFGDTALTTLAQLLVNALRPEDEVVRLGGDEFILLLRGVSDRADLDRLCGRVLEVLATPTPIKGCMARFSVSMGSSLCPHDGTNAEQLIALADQRMYASKTDKQADSAVWSAVPTEC; encoded by the coding sequence ATGGAGCTCCATTACTCGACATTGGGGCTCGTCCTCTGGACAGTCAGCATAATTGCCACCGCCGTACTGGTAATTGTCTGGCGTATTAATCGCAATGAGCGGGGACCGGCACTGTGGGCCGCCAGCTGCTTATTTATGGCGTTTAGCTTCATTCCGCTATGGTTCAAAGAGGACCTAGTAAGTGGACTGCTGCTAGTCAACAACATCGCGAGTGCCTTGGCAGTATTGCTGCTTCTCGAAGGCGTTTTACGCTTTAAGGGACTAGGAAACGAACATCGCAGGCTACCCTGGCATGGGGCGTACATGGCAGTTCTGGCTAGCCTTATCTATCTTGCTATCGCCATTGAAAACCACCAACTGCGCTACCTAATATTAGATGCCAATATAGCCGCTATACTCATCCTCACCGCCTTCTTTCTAGCCTGGCGCAGCACGGGGCTAGAACGACTACTGTACAGTTGCACAGCCGCGGCATTTGTATTCCTGGCAGCTGCGGTATTATACCGCTGGGGGCAAGCAGCTACCGGCGTCATCACACCGGATGATCGGGTCAACGAGGCTAGCCAATTAATCATCTTCGCCAGCATACCCTGGATGCTGGCCTGGACGTACGGCCTGACCATAGCTGCCAACCTGCGCGCACAACGCACCATAGAACATATGGCGCAGCACGACCCGCTGACTGGGCTAGCAAACCGGCGTTTTTTGAGCGCAACCATGGAACGGATGACGCTGCGTTGTAAACGCAGCGCCGAGGCACAGCAACATGGCTTTGGGGTGGTCGCCCTCGATGTGAATGGCTTCAAAGAGATTAACGATAAATACGGTCACGCATTTGGTGACACGGCCCTGACCACGCTGGCACAGTTGCTAGTCAACGCCCTGCGCCCCGAGGATGAGGTCGTGCGCCTAGGTGGAGATGAGTTTATTCTCCTGCTCCGCGGGGTATCCGACCGGGCGGATCTGGATAGGCTCTGTGGACGAGTTCTGGAGGTATTGGCAACACCGACACCCATCAAGGGCTGTATGGCCAGATTTTCGGTCAGCATGGGCAGTTCACTCTGCCCGCATGACGGCACCAATGCCGAGCAACTAATAGCGCTAGCCGACCAGCGCATGTACGCCAGCAAGACGGATAAACAAGCCGACTCTGCAGTTTGGTCGGCGGTACCCACAGAGTGCTGA